Part of the Schaalia odontolytica genome is shown below.
GGGTCGAAGCGCGGGCGCTTTGCGCCTTCTCCGCGCGGGCCACCCACCGCAGGCAGAGCCACACGATGGGACCCACGGCGGCAAGGGTCGCCGTGAACAGGATGATCAGGAGCCAGACTGGCTTGGGGAGCTTGCCGGGCATCTCCTCCTCGGGCGTGCGGTGCCAGTCGGCGGCTGCGTAGACGGTGAGGGCGAGCATCGCGACGAGCAAGACAATCCTGACCATGCCCCCAGTCTACGGTGGGCGTGTCGTCTCACGCCGAGCGGTTCGCTCCCGGAGCAATCGGGGCACGGCGCAGGGGCGATCCGATCGCGGGGCCGTGCCTGCGCGGGGGGCAGACGCGGACTCAGCCGCGCGTCAGCCTCGGCAGCGCCTCGTAGGAGGAGGCCGCCCCGGGCGCCAGAACGGCCGTGGAGCCGGCGCGCATGCCCGCGGCGACGGCCTCGTCGAAGGACATCCCGAGGGCGATTGCGGCGGCCAGGGCACCCACGCATGCGTCTCCCGCCCCGGTTGTGTCGACGGCTTCGCCGAGGGCGACAGCGCGATGGTGGTCCGCCTCGCTTCCGTACGCCCACGCGGCGCCGTCGGCTCCGAGGGTCACCACGACGTGTTGGGGTCCCAAGCCTCGCAGCGCTCGGGCGGTCCCGATGGCCTCGGTGGGGGTCGCCGGCGCGGGCATCCCCAGGGTCAGGCCCGCCTCGGTCTCGTTGACGACGAGGATGTCGACACTCGACAGCAGGTCGGGGTTCGTCGGGCGCGCGGGGGCGAGGTTCAGCAGGACCTGGGCGCCGAAGGAGCGGGCCCAGTGGGCCGCCGCGGCGTTGGCGTCCTCGGGGATTTCCGCCTGGAGAACCACGACGTCGGATGGGGCCGGGGTCAACGAGGCCGTGGCCGCCTCGATGGACGCGGCGCGGTTGGCTCCGGCATCGAGGATGATCGTGTTCTCGCCGGATGCGGTCACGGTGATGAGGGCCGTGCCGGTGGGCCCGCTGACCTCGCGCAGATGCGTGACGTCCACGCCGTGAGAGGCCAGGTCTGAGCGCAGGCGTTGCCCGGAGAGATCCGAGCCGACGGCGCCGACGAAGACGACGGGGACTCCCGAGCGGGCGGCGGCCGCGGCCTGGTTTGCGCCCTTGCCGCCGAGGCCGTACGACAGGGAGGTGCCCGAGAGGGTTTCGCCCGGATTGGGGAAGCGATCGACCGTGACCGTGATGTCCTGATTGATGGAACCGACGACGATGACGCGTGCCATGGGTGCTCCTTCGCGAGAAGATATTCCATTGTGCCACGCGCCCCCGCCTCGCAAGCAGTGTCGCCCGCGGGGCGGGGGGCCGCGCGTTTTAGCGCCACTTAAGTCGACCGCGAGTATCCTGCAATATCACTGAATGCTTACTCTGTGGTGAACTATGCGTCGTGCGCACCCTCCGCTTCCTCGTCTCATCGCGTGCCGCTGGCCCGACCTGCCGCGTGACCACCGTCCCCTCCCAGGTGATCCGCGGGGCAACGGCGGCCCCGGCTCCCTCGATCAACGTGACCGCCATCGCCACCGACGGCGACCTCGCAAACGGGCCGACGCGTGTCCTCCTGCCGCTCCTGGGAATCTACGCGCTGGGAACCGTCTCGCTGCAGGGCTTCAACCTGGTCTACCTGCGTGTCGCTCACGACGTCGGAGCCGGAGACGCCTCGGGACTCATCACCGCGATCCCCGGCGTCGTCCTGGGTGTGGCCTGCTTCCTGTACGGCACCCTCGGAGACTTCATCCCCCTGCGCCGTATCGTCAACGCGGGCATCGGGCTGATCGTCGTCGGATCGGTCCTGGGGTTCGCCCTCTCCTCGTCCCTCATCGGCGTCGTCGTTGCGCGTGCCCTGCAGACCCTGGGGTACCAGGCGGCGGCCTCGGCCTACATGATCCTCGCGACCTCGATTCGAGACCCGAAGCGACGAGGCCTCTACGTGGGACTCATGTGTGCGGCCTTCCAGGGAGGAACAGCCCTCGGCATGCTCGTGGGCGGCCTGCTCGCCGACGTCAACTGGGCGATCCTCCTCCTCATCCCCCTCGCCGGCCTGGCCTGCGTGCCCGTCATGGGCAGGCGCGTTCCCGCGCGCTCGCGAGCGGGCCGCGTCGACGTCACTGGGCTGGCGATCTTCTCCTCCTGCGCGCTCCTGCTCACCCTTGCGGCCGCCAACCCGCGTTGGTGGCTCGTCGGCGGCCTCGCGCTCGCGGCAGCCGCGTTCTGGTGGCACATCGGCCGCGCGCGGGACCCGTTCATCACGCGTTCCTTCTTCACCAACGTGCCGTGGGTGCGCTCGATCAGCCTGATCCTCGTCGTGTACTGCATGAACTTCACGCTCGCTCCGCTCATGAACGGGATCGGCTCGACCCTGTACGGCCTGAAGCCCGCCGAGGTCTCGGTGCGGCTCATTCCGGCCTACTGCCTGGCGCTGATCGCTGCCATGACTTCCGGTGCTGCCTTGGCCCGCCTCGGCCGCGGACGCACGGTGCGGGCGTGCGTCGGACTGATCCTGGCAGGCACTGTCGTGCTCGCGCTGTGCATGAGGGCTGGTCCGTGGGTTATCACGGTGGCCATGTGCCTCATCTACTCGGGCTTCGGGGGCCTCTTCACTCCCATCTACGACACCGTGTTCGCCACCGTCGCTCCCGGGCAGAACGGGCGGGCCGTGGCCATGAACGACCTCGCCATGCAGGGCAGCGCCGCCATCGGGATCGGTGTCGTCACCCCGTGGCTGGCCTCCGGACACTTCCGGGCGATCACGCTCGTGTGCCTGCTCGCCGCTGCCATCGGGATCGCGGGCGACTGGGCGCACGAGTACCTGTACCGCAGGGGGCACTGAGGCGCGTGAACCGGGGGAAGTTCTCCGCGCCCCGGGCCTCGCCCGAAGGACCGCAGCCTTCCGGGCGCCGCCGCGCCGCCCCCTCAGGACAGGACCAGCGCCAGGGCGGCAAGAACTCCCCACGCGAGCGTATAGAACCCCGTGTTGCGCAGCACGCCGATCAGGGCCTTTCCCGACGCCCCCGTCAGCACCGGCAGGCTCACGCCCGCAGCCCACGCGCCCGCGCCCACGGCCAGCGCGCAGGTCGCCAGCGGTTGCAGTCCCACGGACGTACCCACGGCGGCGATCACCGCGACCGGGACCCACGCGCACGCCGCAAACACCCAGCGCGAGGCGCGATCCCCCAGCCGCACGGCCGCCGTCATCTTCCCCGACAGACGGTCCGTAGGAATGTCGCGGATGTTGTTGGCCATCAGCAGCGCCACCGACAGCAGGCCCAGCGCCGACGCGCTCGCCCACAGCCACCACGGGGCCTGGCGAACCTGCGTCCAGGAGGTGCCCACGCACGCCATCAACCCGAAAAAGACGAAGACCATGAGCTCGGACAAGCCGATCCCCATGTAGGCGTACGGGTGCTTCCCGCCCGTGTAGAGCCACGCCGCAGCAACCGCACCAGCGCCCGCCGCGATGAGCCACCACGTGCCCGACACGGCCACCAGGGCAAGGCCCGTGACTCCCGCGAGCGCGAAGCATCCCAGCGCCGCGCCGAGAACGACCTTCGGCCTCGCCAGGCCGCCCCCCGTCAGCCTGGCGGGACCCTGACGGTTATCGTCGGTCCCGCGAATCCCATCCGAATAGTCGTTCGCGTAGTTGACCCCCACCTGTAGCGCGAGGGCCACGACGAGGGCCAAACAGGCGCGCAGAGGGTCGAAGCCGCTCAGGTGATAGGCGGCCGCTGACCCTACGATCACGGGCGCGGCGGCGGCGGGCAGGGTGCGCAGGCGAGCGCCCTCGATCCAATCAGAAACGGAAGCCATGACGACCAGTGTAGGCGGGGTGGGGCGGTGTGACGGTGGTGCCTAGCGCACCCACTCCCTCTCCGTGCCGACCGCGCGCGTCGCAGCGTCCGCGGCTGCCGCGCGATCGATCTTGTCGTAGCCCAGGTAGGGAAGGGAATCGATGGCGACCACCCGGCGCGGAGCCTGGGCGCGACCGATACGAGCGGCGGCGTGCTCGCGGACCGAGGACCCCAGCTCCGCCATCTCCACGGCGTCCGAGGGCATCTGCTGCGGGATCACCAGGGCCGTCACCACGTGTCCCCACTTGGCGTCCGGGGTCGCCATGATCCACGCATCCGAGATCCCGTCGTAGGAGCGTACAGCGCGACGCACCGGACCCGGCGCCACCGACAATCCCCCGGAGACGATGACGTCGTCGGCGCGCCCGCGCACCTCCACCGTGCCCGAGGCTCGGATAATGCCCATGTCTCCGGTGAGCAGCCACCTGTGGCCGCCCTCGTCGAAGAAGGGGCTCTCCGCGTCCAGGTAGCGGGTCATGAGCGTCGGGCCGTTGATCGCCAGGCGCGTGCGGCCATCCCAATCCACCGCGCGCACCGACGTACCCGGGAGCGGGAGGTCGTCGTACACGCAGCCTCCCGCCGTCTCGGTCATGCCGTAGGTGGTGCGCACCCTCAAGCCAGCGTCGAGAGCGCGGGTGAGGAGCTGCTGGTTGGTGGCGGCCCCGCCCACCAGGATCGCAGAGAGGGCTCGCAACGCCGCGACCACCTCGTCGCCCGCGTCCAGGCACTGGGAGAGCTGGGTGGGAACCAGCGACAGGTAGCCGGGCATGTCGTCCTGCGTGGCGCCTCGAACGGCGGGCAGGAGCGCGAGGGGGTCGAAACCGTTCGACGTGTCGACAACCTGCGGACTGGTCTCGGCCACTGCGGCCCTCAGGAGGACCATCGCGCCCGCAATGTGGTGGGTCGGCAGCGCAAGGATCCAGCGGCCCGGCCCGTCCAACGCCAGCTCGGTGGCCTTCGCCGAGGCGATGAGGGCCTCGGTGGACAGGCCGACCAGGCGCGGGGCGCCCGCGCTGGATCCCGAGGTGGGGATCACCAGGTCGATCCCCTCGAAGAATGCCGGATCCTGGGTGATCGTGTCGGCGAGGCCGGGGTACTTCTCCGAGGGAAAGGCGTCGTGAGGGCTCGCCGACGAACCGCGCAACGTGGCGGGGGCGACGGAGTCGGGTTCGCGCAGGACAACGACCGTGTGGGGAGCCGGATGATTCGGGTCAGCAGCGCGCTCCTCGTGCAGCTCGACGAGCTTGTGGAGGGACGCGTTGGCCAGTGCGACGGCCCCGGTGGACGTGCCGCCCGGCACGACAAGGATTCGCGGTGCAGCCATGATGAGCCTCCCAAGTTCGACGGCGAGCGCGTACATATCAAGGATAAGGGGTGGCGTTCTCGCAGGTCGTAAGGCGCTTCGCGGAAATGGTCACGTTTCCGGCGTCAAGCCCCGGAATGATGCGCCTTTCCTGTGGCACATCACGCAGCTGAAATTTCAATCGAATTGCCCCGCGAGGGGGCTTCAGGCTATACGATAGGCTGCGATGCTCAAGAACATATCCCTCAAAGCCAAGTGGGCGATCGGCCTCGCGTGCGCCGTCGCTCTTCTTCTCGTGTGCGCGGTCGTCGTGTACCTGGCCAACTACTCGGGTCGCGTCCTGCCGGGGACCTCGATCGCGGGTACCTCCGTGGCCGGGATGACCCGCGACCAGGTTGTCGCCTCGACCAGCCAGCGGGCGGATGCCGCGACCGTGACGATCACCGTCGAGGGCACGGAAACCACGGCGTCGCTCAACGAGGCGGGCATCTCCATTGACGCGGACGCGACCGCCGACGCCGCCATGAAGGGGGCCACGTCGCTCCCCGCGTTCGTTCGCTCGCTCTTCTCCGGGCGCGGCGTCGAACCCGTGATGACCGTCGACGAGGACGCCATCAGGAAGCTCGCCGCGACCGCCAGCTCGACCCTGTCCTCCGAGACTCGAGACGCCCAGGTTGTCGTCGCCGACGACGGCGAGTCCTTCACCGTCACACCCTCCCAGAGCGGAGACGGGATCTCCGCCGACGAGGTGAGCGCCGCCGTCAAGCAGGCCGGTGCCACGCTGGCATCGGTGAGCCGGGACGCCTCCGTCCAGAAGACAGAGCCCGCGATCACCACCGAGAACGCCCGGGCGGCCGCCGCCAAGGCCAATGCCCTGCTCGATACCACGATCGAGATTTCCGACGGCATCGACACCTTCAGCGCCGAGCGCTCCGACAAGGTCAAGTGGGTGGAGTTCCTGACCAAGGACGACGGCTCTCTCGACGATCCCTCCATCGATCCTGTCAAGGTCGCCGACTGGGTGAACGCCTTGGCGGCCAAGACCGACGTCAAGCCCGAGAATCGCGTGGACAACGTCAACTCCGAGGGTCAGGTCCTCACGGTTGCCCGCGAAGGCAAGAAGGGTCTGAAGACCAACAATGCCGAGCAGATCACGAAGGACGTTGTCGCGGCCATGACGTCGCGCACCGCCTATGAGGGCCTGTTCCACTACGACGATGTCGAACCGGGTTCCGAAACCAAGCAGGTCGCCGAAGGCACCGAGAACCTCGTCTACCAGGCCGCCGAAGGCGAGAAGTGGGTGGACATCGACCTCTCCGACGATTCCGTGACCGCCTACGTGGGTGGCAAGGTGGCCGGAGGCCCGTTCTACATGGTTCCCGGCGCACCCGACACGCCCACCGTCACCGGCACCTTCCACGTCTACCTCAAGTACGACGTGCAGACGATGCGCGGGGAGAACGCCGACGGTAGCAAGTACGTGACCGAAGGCGTCCCGTGGGTCACCTACTTCACCGGCTCCTACGCCATGCACGGCGCCCCCTGGCGTTCGTCCTTCGGGTGGAGCGGATACGGCGGCTCCCACGGGTGCGTGAACATGCCTGTCGACGCTGCGAAGTTCATCTACGACTGGACGGACATGGGCGATACGGTGGTCGTTCACTACTGAACCTCACCGCGTGAACAGGCGCGGCGGGCCGCGCTCACTCGACCTTAACGTATGGCAGGTGCTTCATGTTCTTCCGTAACGATGCGCTCGACCCGGCAGGCAACGGCCTGGGGCCCGACGAGTGGTGGAAGGGCGCCGTGGTCTATCAGATCTACCCGCGCTCCTTCAAAGACTCCAACGGAGACGGCTTCGGCGACCTTGAGGGCGTGCGCTCCAAGCTCGACTACCTGAAGGGCCTGGGCGTGGACGTCCTGTGGCTCTCGCCGATCTACGCTTCCCCGCAGGCAGACAACGGCTACGACATCGCCGACTACTACGACATCGATCCGATGTTCGGCACGCTGGAGGACTTCGACCGCCTGCTGGAGGGCGTGCACGAGCGGGGCATGCGCCTCGTCATGGACCTGGTCGTCAACCACACCTCCGACGAGAATCCCTGGTTCGCCCAGTCGCGCTCCTCGCGGGACAACCCGAAGCGCGACTGGTACATCTGGCGAGATCCCCGACCCGGCTGCGTGGGCGGCGAGGCCGGGGCGGAGCCCAACAACTGGGGGTCCTTCTTCTCCGGCTCCGCCTGGGCCTGGGACGAGGCCACGGGCCAGTACTACCTGCACCTGTTCCATCGCAAGCAGCCCGACCTGAACTGGGACAACCCGCACGTGCGGCAAGCCATCTACGACATGATGAGGTGGTGGCTCGATCGCGGCGTCGACGGCTTCCGCATGGACGTCATCAACCTGATCTCGAAGGAACCGGGCCTGCCCGACGGCATCGTCTATCCCGGGCGCGCGTGGGGCGAGGGCTTCCCGCACTTCTCCGAGGGCCCGCACCTGCACGAATACCTCGCCGAGATGCGACGCGAGGTATTCGACGGGCGCAGCGCCACCATGACGGTCGGCGAGTGCCCCGGCGTGCGACGCGACAACGTCCTTCTCTTCACGGACCCCGCTCGCCGCGAGCTCGACATGGTGTTCCAATTCGACCACGTCGACCTCGGCCTTGAGCGCGGGAAGTTCGACCCGCGTCCGCTGCGTCCCGGCGAGCTCGCCGACTGCCTGAGCGCCTGGCAGGAAGCCCAGGGTGAGGTCGGCTGGAACAGCCTCTACCTGGACAACCACGACCAACCGCGCGCCGTCAGCCGCTTCGGCGACGAAGCGCACCGCTACGCGTCGGCGACCGCCCTGGCCACAGCCCTGCACACGCTGCGCGGCACCCCCTACGTCTACCAGGGCGAGGAGCTGGGCATGACCAACGGCGTCTTCCACGGCATCGAGGATTACCGCGACGTCGAGGCACTACGCTACTTCCGCGAGGCGACAGAGAAGGGGACGAGTCCCGAGTCCGTCCTGTCCGGCCTGGCACTGACCGGGCGCGACAACGCGCGCACTCCCGTCCAGTGGGATGCGAGCCCGAACGCGGGCTTCACGCAGGGCACGCCGTGGATCGGCGTCACTCCGAACTACGAGGAGATCAACGCCGCCTCACAGGTCGGGGACCCGTC
Proteins encoded:
- a CDS encoding phospholipase, with product MVRIVLLVAMLALTVYAAADWHRTPEEEMPGKLPKPVWLLIILFTATLAAVGPIVWLCLRWVARAEKAQSARASTPERPTAPDDDPDFLFRLERDIQRKRREDERRRRDEHPGEDSSAQDPEAGA
- a CDS encoding L,D-transpeptidase family protein is translated as MLKNISLKAKWAIGLACAVALLLVCAVVVYLANYSGRVLPGTSIAGTSVAGMTRDQVVASTSQRADAATVTITVEGTETTASLNEAGISIDADATADAAMKGATSLPAFVRSLFSGRGVEPVMTVDEDAIRKLAATASSTLSSETRDAQVVVADDGESFTVTPSQSGDGISADEVSAAVKQAGATLASVSRDASVQKTEPAITTENARAAAAKANALLDTTIEISDGIDTFSAERSDKVKWVEFLTKDDGSLDDPSIDPVKVADWVNALAAKTDVKPENRVDNVNSEGQVLTVAREGKKGLKTNNAEQITKDVVAAMTSRTAYEGLFHYDDVEPGSETKQVAEGTENLVYQAAEGEKWVDIDLSDDSVTAYVGGKVAGGPFYMVPGAPDTPTVTGTFHVYLKYDVQTMRGENADGSKYVTEGVPWVTYFTGSYAMHGAPWRSSFGWSGYGGSHGCVNMPVDAAKFIYDWTDMGDTVVVHY
- a CDS encoding MFS transporter; translation: MRTLRFLVSSRAAGPTCRVTTVPSQVIRGATAAPAPSINVTAIATDGDLANGPTRVLLPLLGIYALGTVSLQGFNLVYLRVAHDVGAGDASGLITAIPGVVLGVACFLYGTLGDFIPLRRIVNAGIGLIVVGSVLGFALSSSLIGVVVARALQTLGYQAAASAYMILATSIRDPKRRGLYVGLMCAAFQGGTALGMLVGGLLADVNWAILLLIPLAGLACVPVMGRRVPARSRAGRVDVTGLAIFSSCALLLTLAAANPRWWLVGGLALAAAAFWWHIGRARDPFITRSFFTNVPWVRSISLILVVYCMNFTLAPLMNGIGSTLYGLKPAEVSVRLIPAYCLALIAAMTSGAALARLGRGRTVRACVGLILAGTVVLALCMRAGPWVITVAMCLIYSGFGGLFTPIYDTVFATVAPGQNGRAVAMNDLAMQGSAAIGIGVVTPWLASGHFRAITLVCLLAAAIGIAGDWAHEYLYRRGH
- a CDS encoding AMP-binding protein; its protein translation is MAAPRILVVPGGTSTGAVALANASLHKLVELHEERAADPNHPAPHTVVVLREPDSVAPATLRGSSASPHDAFPSEKYPGLADTITQDPAFFEGIDLVIPTSGSSAGAPRLVGLSTEALIASAKATELALDGPGRWILALPTHHIAGAMVLLRAAVAETSPQVVDTSNGFDPLALLPAVRGATQDDMPGYLSLVPTQLSQCLDAGDEVVAALRALSAILVGGAATNQQLLTRALDAGLRVRTTYGMTETAGGCVYDDLPLPGTSVRAVDWDGRTRLAINGPTLMTRYLDAESPFFDEGGHRWLLTGDMGIIRASGTVEVRGRADDVIVSGGLSVAPGPVRRAVRSYDGISDAWIMATPDAKWGHVVTALVIPQQMPSDAVEMAELGSSVREHAAARIGRAQAPRRVVAIDSLPYLGYDKIDRAAAADAATRAVGTEREWVR
- a CDS encoding ribokinase, with product MARVIVVGSINQDITVTVDRFPNPGETLSGTSLSYGLGGKGANQAAAAARSGVPVVFVGAVGSDLSGQRLRSDLASHGVDVTHLREVSGPTGTALITVTASGENTIILDAGANRAASIEAATASLTPAPSDVVVLQAEIPEDANAAAAHWARSFGAQVLLNLAPARPTNPDLLSSVDILVVNETEAGLTLGMPAPATPTEAIGTARALRGLGPQHVVVTLGADGAAWAYGSEADHHRAVALGEAVDTTGAGDACVGALAAAIALGMSFDEAVAAGMRAGSTAVLAPGAASSYEALPRLTRG
- a CDS encoding 1,4-dihydroxy-2-naphthoate polyprenyltransferase, with product MASVSDWIEGARLRTLPAAAAPVIVGSAAAYHLSGFDPLRACLALVVALALQVGVNYANDYSDGIRGTDDNRQGPARLTGGGLARPKVVLGAALGCFALAGVTGLALVAVSGTWWLIAAGAGAVAAAWLYTGGKHPYAYMGIGLSELMVFVFFGLMACVGTSWTQVRQAPWWLWASASALGLLSVALLMANNIRDIPTDRLSGKMTAAVRLGDRASRWVFAACAWVPVAVIAAVGTSVGLQPLATCALAVGAGAWAAGVSLPVLTGASGKALIGVLRNTGFYTLAWGVLAALALVLS
- a CDS encoding alpha-glucosidase — encoded protein: MFFRNDALDPAGNGLGPDEWWKGAVVYQIYPRSFKDSNGDGFGDLEGVRSKLDYLKGLGVDVLWLSPIYASPQADNGYDIADYYDIDPMFGTLEDFDRLLEGVHERGMRLVMDLVVNHTSDENPWFAQSRSSRDNPKRDWYIWRDPRPGCVGGEAGAEPNNWGSFFSGSAWAWDEATGQYYLHLFHRKQPDLNWDNPHVRQAIYDMMRWWLDRGVDGFRMDVINLISKEPGLPDGIVYPGRAWGEGFPHFSEGPHLHEYLAEMRREVFDGRSATMTVGECPGVRRDNVLLFTDPARRELDMVFQFDHVDLGLERGKFDPRPLRPGELADCLSAWQEAQGEVGWNSLYLDNHDQPRAVSRFGDEAHRYASATALATALHTLRGTPYVYQGEELGMTNGVFHGIEDYRDVEALRYFREATEKGTSPESVLSGLALTGRDNARTPVQWDASPNAGFTQGTPWIGVTPNYEEINAASQVGDPSSVHAYYRALADIRHGLPVIAVGAYERIRASSPAIFAYRRTLGEAVATVLVNLSSYPAPLGEAAREVSGDLLLANRDLPEEERTVPETLGEWEARVYLASRGQGPQ